One window of Nicotiana tomentosiformis chromosome 11, ASM39032v3, whole genome shotgun sequence genomic DNA carries:
- the LOC104108572 gene encoding uncharacterized protein, whose translation MWSILVTMRQNLQNMGKSPKVGDENMINIRVDQTAGGRSRQNWHGFSIICGVLRAPLYLFSCLNHPRINGTDGVWVSGDFSQVSEMNHLMVSDSMRYAILM comes from the coding sequence ATGTGGAGTATATTGGTAACAATGaggcaaaacttacaaaatatGGGAAAAAGTCCAAAAGTTGGAGATGAAAATATGATTAATATTAGAGTGGATCAAACTGCAGGAGGAAGATCAAGGCAGAATTGGCATGGTTTTTCGATCATTTGTGGCGTTTTACGCGCACCTCTTTATTTGTTTTCGTGCTTAAATCATCCGCGGATTAATGGAACAGATGGAGTTTGGGTTTCTGGAGATTTTTCGCAAGTTTCTGAAATGAATCATCTTATGGTTAGTGATAGTATGAGGTATGCAATCTTAATGTGA